The Rhipicephalus sanguineus isolate Rsan-2018 chromosome 4, BIME_Rsan_1.4, whole genome shotgun sequence DNA window TTAGGTGCAGTTAATTTCATTGAGCCATGATTGAGTACTAATTGAATCATGGCTCAATGCACATACCAATTTATGTGAAATGGTCTGAGCGGACATGGCACCAGCGAAAAGCTGTGTCCTGCATTTGCACTTTGTCTTGTAATTGCACTTTGATGACTAacttctttaatagaaaatggtCCAGGGAAACGAAGTACACCCTTTTTGCCGTGCCTGCTTTGCGCTCTCTTTTtaaagccatgttttttttttttttgctgccaagAGAAATCGCTGCTGACCTACACAACGACAAAACCTGCTTATCACTTTAATGTAAGTTGCTGGGAAAGTTAGGACACGCACATGAAGCGCTAGCACTACCTGCACCGCCCTGCATTTAGTCACACATTTATTGTTTTTACTTTACGTTTTGTATACGAGATGATGGACATCGTAAGTAGTAACGGTGAATCATGCAGCGGCTACCTTTCTTCTATGAAGTATGAACCTTTTGCGGTGTTCCTACGTAGCGAGCAGTTTTCATTCTTTTTAACGCACTAGCATCAAACACAGGATCCAAATACACTCGGAATCCCTTCTATGCTCAGGCGGTAAACGCACACCTGCCCAACGCACTGACCCCGAACAACGAGATGTACGTCATGAACTGGCAGCTTCTCATGCTCCTGGGCCAGCTCATGGGCCAGGCAAGCCGGGACGTGGTGCCGCTGGTCACGTACATCACGTGGCACGTCATACGCGCCGTGGGGCCCATGACGTCACATCCGCTTGTTCGGGCGCAGTTCGGCGGCAGCCGCATGGCAGCCACCATCTACATGCTGGGCCGTTGCTACACGGACGCCGACGCGACGCTGCCGTACGCCTTCGCGCACGTCTTCTCTCGCCGCTGGCTGCCGCACGACGCCGTGAGCGACGTCGCCACCATGGAAGGTCGCATCCGTCGCGAGGCCAACGCCAGTATGAACGCGCTCTCCTGGATGGACGAGAAGACGAAAGCCGTAGCGTTCGAAAAGCTTTCTACGCTTCGCGCCATTGTGGGTCGGCCGGAAGGTCTCGCCTCTGACCAGGCGCTCCAGCAGCTGTACCCGTACCTGAATTCGACGGGCAGCGCACGCTCGTACCTGACTCTAATGAACTCCGTCAGGAAGGCGCAACTGCAACACGCCAAGCGCTTTCTGCGCGCCAAAGAGAGCGCTAACGGGTCGTTGGACAGCGATGACGTCAGCGTGCCGTTGACCGTGGTCAACGCCTTTTACTTGCCCGTCTACCACGTCATGGTCATACCGGCGGCCATCTTGCATCCGCCCTTTTACGTGGCTGCCTACCCGCTCTCCTACAACCTTGGTAGCCTGGGTCACGTGCTCGGCCACGAGATGACGCACGCCTTCGATCCGGACATGGGACTCTACGATCGCAGCGGCCAGCGCAAGGACTGGTGGACCTCAGGGTCGCGGGTGGAGTTCGAGAACCGCCTGGACTGCCTGCGACGGACGTACAATACTATTTCCTGGGCGGAAGGTATCGCGCACGGTGACTACGCGCTCTCCGAAAACTTCGCCGACTCTGGTGGTCTGCTCAAGGCGTACCGAGCCTTCCGGGCGGTGAAAGTCGGCTCCCGACAGGCGGCGCCAGCGAGTCTTGCGGGCTTCACGGAAGAGCAGCTGTTCTTTCTGAGCAGCTGCTTCAAGTGGTGCTCGACGGAAGACAAGCAAAGCGCCGGATCGTACTCGCCTCCCAGGCTGCGCTGCAATGTGCCGCTCATGAATATGCCGGAGTTTGCCCAGGCGTTCCACTGTGGCCCAGGAAAGACCATGAACCCAAAGACGCGGTGCGACTTCATGTGAAGAGATTTGTCGTTCATAAATATGGCCAGTGGGCACAAAAAATTGTTACGCATGAATCAAATAGTATAAAATGCTTCGCTTAGGCGAGGTTGTAAACACGCTAAGTGCGGTCATTTACGTTCGACAAACCTAACCTCAGGCTTGAGAATAAAGTATCAACTGTCAATAATACGTTTCACTTTGAGAAATTCTCTGGCAGGCGCCTAAGGAGAATGTCAGTGGCGTTCAAGAAGCCGTCGAGTGTGTTGATAGGACATGATGAGCatgcagtgctcgctgcataacgaatgcgggacactctaAAATTAGGGGTTCAAATGTCTCACAGGAGCCACACGGCGTACATGACGGACTGTCCGCACGTTCTTGACAATATAATCGTTCGCGCACTAGTACAGAGCCAAATCGTTGCTTAAATAAGATGACTCTGTCAcgacgaccacgaatacggggagggaacaaacCGCTTGCGACACACTGGTCGGGGTGCTGCTTTGGAAGGTGTCGGCGGAtcagcagacgagcgttgtcaaacaggcatgaaatttcttggcagtcacactcgttgtgggcacaactagAAGCGAGGTGATCcgcctcttcattcccagcaatacccactTGCGAATATGTGCACTGGCAAATGAGGGGCACCCGACTACAAATAATTTTTGAAGCAGATTTTACGACAATGCATGTAATTGGGCCACCGTAATCCTTTTTCAACAGTGTGCGGAAGGTAGCACACGAGTCAGTAAGTATGAAAACCATCGATGCTCCTAATTTTTGTTGAACATATTTCAGAGAAACATCAAAcgctgatagttccgcagttgtGGTTGAAGGTTATTCGAAACACCCATCtgatgttagtcgaagggcaaaagaaagctgcagaggcaccttggccgtcgctgcgtacagatgcgccTGTAAATACTTGAAGATAATCGTCAAATTTTTCAAATAGGTGTGACTGGGCCAACTGAAATAGTGCCAAAACAGGTTGGTCAGACTTTTTGCGTTGGAAGACAACGCACAATTAACATTACATactgtgggcatttatcaggcccttcttcatctctacattatcatcatcgcatggtgttcttcatcatcttcgcttgtggggatatatcttgagcttgttctgtgcctcggatgtgttaGGTTCCCTAAGGCTCGAAagcttattaaaggcgtgtcaactgcgacgtcacaagtggtggagggtgcTCATCGGTTCCCCGTCCTCTCCTCGCCCGctttacctcctggagcttcgttcaggtcgccgtttgtgccAGTTGTCCACCAGCATGCCGCAGGACGAACCCTCAGGCAAGTTTGCAATATGAACCCTCAGGCACTTCTTCATCTACCTCTGCCGGCACGGCTCCCGCGGCTTCTCCACCTTGGATCGTCAGCGGGCCCCATCGCGATCCCCATTTATTCGCTGGACTTCGcaatgaagatgtggaggattggctcgacCAATACGACATCGTGAGTGCTGCGAACCATTGGGACGATCCGCACAAGCTCcgccacgtctccttctacctcacaggcgtggcgaagacttggtttttcaaccatcAGATCGACTTTCCCGACTGGAGCACTTTCAAAGAGCGTCTCCGACAAGTGTTTGGCACTCCAGCGGTTCGATCCGCCTTTGCGAAGAGAACACTGGACACTCGCAAACAAGAACTGggcgagtcttatacctcgtatATAGAGGATGTACTTTCCCTTTGCcgtcgcgtcaacgcttccaTGGGAGAGTCAGACAAAGTGCGTCATCTCCTGAAAGGCATCGCGACTGTCGCCTTCAATGCTTTGGCGATAAAGGACCCGGCTACAGTCGCTGATATTGTTGCTACGTGCCAGCGTCTGGACGAGCTCGAATCCGCACGGTTGCAGCCGGACACCCCTCATAACAACCCGactgccgatccctcgttgcgcgcGATGGTCCGCGCCATCATACGAGAAGAACTGCAGTCGCTCGGCTTTTCAACAGGTGCGGTCCCTTCTCCCGCCTCCAGTACCAGTTTGCGTGACGTCGTTAAGGAGGAGTTGGCGGCTATGACTGGTGCTGCGTATACAGATCCTCTCATCCCAAGGCCACAACCAACATACGCGCAAGTCGCCGCAATTACCCCGGCCACCGTTCCATCGATGCCACCGAAGGCGACGCCAGCCCACCTGGCTTCAATATCCCCCAGCGCACATAACCAGCCCTACTATCCACCATGGCGCCCAACGCGACctacctgctactactgcggcTATCGTGGACACATCGCCCGCTTCTGTCGCAAGCGTCAGCAAGACGAGCGTCGTGGGACACTTACGAACGGGACGACTTTTCCACTGGGTCCACTTTCCAGCGCCGTCCTTCTGCAACGCTTCCCGgccgctctccctctccacctGCAATGTTCGAGACGGCTCCGAGCTACCGTCCTGCCAGGCGCCGCTCGCCGTCACCCCTTCGTCGCTCGACGTCACCACTTCGACCAGCCTCTCAGTTCGCCGACCGTCAcccggaaaactaaattatgcagtttttggaggaaaagctgcatctagcgaaatgagagaaattcctccagcacgtcCACATAATATCATCTCTGTTTTGGTAGAAGGCATAGAAGTGGAAGCattaatagacactggtgctagTTTGTCAGTTATTCACGGTGGTTTGTGTTCGCGTCTCCGGAAAGTTACTACTCCCTACGATGGACCTACGCTGCTCGCTGCTCAAGGGCACGccattcgaccttccgccatgtgcactgtTCGTGTCTACATTGATGGTGTTCTGCATTATATACAATTCGCAGTGCTtagttcgtgtgcccaccagctcatattaggatgggattttctgtcaacGGCGTCCGCTACCATCTGCTGCCGGCAACGTGTTCTCCACATGACTGATACCGCCTATTCGCTCCACGCAGATGACACACCATTTCGCTTTCTTGCTGCAGAAGACACCGAGCTACCTCCCCGCAGTCAGCGAATTGTTGCCATCACGTCTGATACTATTGACCACGGTGACCTGCTCGTACaaccatctgcacgctgtctcacCAGAGGGATAGCCTTTCCATCAGGGCTGGTGCGTTTCGACGATGGCTCCGCATTCGTTTGTGCAACAAACCCGACATCCGAAAAAATTCTGATTCCTAAGGGCATAACGTTGGCTTGCGTCGCTATAACAGAGCCTTTTTCTGTTGTTCCTCTTCAAGCGGCTTCCCCTGAAGATCACTCTGTTGGACGATCCATATCCATCTCCACCTTTGAAGCTACCATCAGCTCCGACCTGACCCCTTCGCAGTCACAACAGTTGATCGCCTCGCTAACCAAGCATCAAGCTTCGTTCGACGCGCATTCCCCTGTATTAGGACAGACAGGCGTCACTacgcatcggatcgagactgATGGTAGGTCCATCGTTCGTCGCCGAGCATACCGCGTATCCCTCGCCGAGCGGAaggtcatcgaagaaaacgttgacGACATGTTGCGACGGAAGATAATACGCCCCTCGACTAGTTcttggtcatctcccgtcgtactagttcgaaaaaaagatggttctgtacgattctgcgtggattaccgggcgctaaataagatcacgcgtaaggacgtataccctatgccacgtatagacgatgcagtggattcgctacagggggccgagtacttctcgagtctcgatctacgttcgggatactggcagataccgatgcatgaggacgataaagaaaaaacggcgttttcgaccccagatgggctttacgagttcaatgtaatgcccttcggcctctgcaatgctcccgcaacattcgagcgcatgatcgacactgttctgcgtggcctcaagtggaagacttgcctgtgctatttggacgatattgttgttttctcgtcaacattctctcaacacctacaacgtttggaggaagtgctgacgtgccttgctaacgctggccttcagctgaacacgaaaaagtgtcattttgccagCAAGACAATTAAGGTCTTAGGCTACATTGTGAGTGAGGACGGCATCCGTCCTGATCCCGATAAGGTTTCCGCGGTTCTTCACTTCCCTCGTCCCGAAAGGAGCAAAGATTTAcgcagtttccttggcctcgcttccTACTTCCGCCGATCCATACGAGACTTTGCTTCAATAGCAGCACCTTTGCACAAATTACTCGGTTCTGGTGTTCCCTTTGACTGGTCTCCCGAATGTGAATCTGCGTTCAGCCATCTGAAaaacgccctcacgtccgaacctgtacttcgccattttgatgaaacggcacctacactcctgcatactgacgctagtggccacggcatcggtggtattctcctgcagcgagatcagtcatcacgtgagagggtcgtcgcgtatgcaagccgcgtACTGACTAACGctgagaagaattacaccatcactgagcaggagtgcctagctgtcgtttggtcggtgcagaagtttcgaccttatctacatggccgtcattttaccatcgttacagaccaccatgctctatgttggctttcaacactcaagaacttatcaggtcgccttggtcgctggattatcCGTCTGCAAGAATACCATTTCACTATTATCTACAAGTGTGGTaaaaagcaccaggacgcagatgcgctttctcgctgccCACTTCCTACGGCACCGTGCACTGGTTCTGCTACTAACTTCAGCGATGAATGCTCGGACGGTCCTTCCACGCATGTCTCTTCCTTAGCCGCTCTTGACGAGATCTTTCCTGACGACCATGGCTCGATGATGTCTCATCAACTCGCTGACTCTTACTGTCGACGCATCATAGACCGCCTTCAGGGAAATTCGCGGCCGCCTAATGCCCGCCTTCGTCGACAGCTCACGCAGTTCAAGCTTGATAACCACATCCTTTACCGTCACATCTGTCAACGCTGGGTGCCAGTTCTGCCTCGCTCTCTTAGAGCTGATATTCTTAAAGCCTGCCACGACGACATGACTGCTGGTCACCTTGGCTTCCAGAAAACGTACGACCGCATTAaaggtcgcttctattggcctggcctatccaccagtgtagcgaagtacgtcacttcctgcaacctttgtcagcgccgaaaaCTCCCGACATCACCTCAAAGCGGCGAGCTGCAACCACTTCCGTGTCCGTCGCCACCATTCGAAGTCGTTGGCATTGATCTGTATGGTCCTCTTCCCACGACTCCCACTGGTCATCGCTGGatagtgacagctgtcgaccacttgacacgttacgccgaaacaacctGCGTGACTTCGGCGTCGGCTTCTGAAGTGGCTGCATTTATGCTTAAAGCCCTAATCCTGCTTCACGGTGCTCCTCGGGTCATTCTGAGCGACCGTGGCAAAGCTTTCCTTTCGCAaattgttgaggaattgctccaAGCCTCCGGTACCACGCACAAGAAAACCTCCAgctatcacccccaaaccaacgggctaactgagcgatttcatcgcacactctccgacatgatagccatgtacattgagccataccacacaaactgggacgcaattttgccatttgtaacttttgcgtataataccgccgtacaacacacaactggctactcgccattctaccttgtcTATGGCCGATCACCAACTTCCTttcttgacgtctctttcttgtccgcccctgtcactccatctgcatcttcctgtgaacaatatgtgtcccgcatccttcactgtcgccagctcgcccgagtgaacactgaGGCAAGACAACAACACCGCAAGAGTCTCCATGACGCGTCTCACAGTGCTATGTTCTTCCACCCCGGCGACGAGGTGCTACTCCGGACaccagttcgcactcctggcttgtgcgacaaatttcaatttcggtttcttggcccatacacagtcttggagcagacctctcccgttaattatcgcgtcgaacctgttattgctccaactgaccggcgccgtcgcggtaccgagattgtgcatgtATCTCGTATGAAGCCTTTTAACAGGCGTTCTGCGTACCTTTAAGTTGCGGCCAGGATGGCCGCTTGCCcgcgggggaaattagtgtgggcatttatcaggcccttcttcatctctacattatcatcatcgcatggtgttcttcatcatcttcgcttgtggggatatatcttgagcttgttctgtgcctcggatgtgttaGG harbors:
- the LOC119389700 gene encoding endothelin-converting enzyme 1, which translates into the protein MARLVQGVQERQPFDARYVDACSACNYDDASTPRSWRQYCVFVAVVTLSTLAVTFAVPLMLRRFAMGCAYPDCQDPGADIARSLKDVRVDPCEDFYGYVCSGWLQANPDAGNHFESLQRRVAFAAVVSLVLEESRGPSPAHRIALIFQRCAQVAFNEQDHIEELRQFMARFNLSWPTSKPRTKEKVLDLLVGFSLDWGMPILFQLTLDAHFRRPGFRALHLGSSTYVTEWIAVRDTLQEQGTLLAYFERVSVLISGVTVDRSTVQDILAVDNRVLSAMVSPTFEIRSDTEMRYVSLSQLDQLTGPELTTSEWLEAVNAHLPNALTPNNEMYVMNWQLLMLLGQLMGQASRDVVPLVTYITWHVIRAVGPMTSHPLVRAQFGGSRMAATIYMLGRCYTDADATLPYAFAHVFSRRWLPHDAVSDVATMEGRIRREANASMNALSWMDEKTKAVAFEKLSTLRAIVGRPEGLASDQALQQLYPYLNSTGSARSYLTLMNSVRKAQLQHAKRFLRAKESANGSLDSDDVSVPLTVVNAFYLPVYHVMVIPAAILHPPFYVAAYPLSYNLGSLGHVLGHEMTHAFDPDMGLYDRSGQRKDWWTSGSRVEFENRLDCLRRTYNTISWAEGIAHGDYALSENFADSGGLLKAYRAFRAVKVGSRQAAPASLAGFTEEQLFFLSSCFKWCSTEDKQSAGSYSPPRLRCNVPLMNMPEFAQAFHCGPGKTMNPKTRCDFM